A window of the Nocardia higoensis genome harbors these coding sequences:
- a CDS encoding amidohydrolase, with protein MTDPDALTIDPSLVDLYKDLHRHPELGFQEHRTAALVAKRLRDNGFEVVTGIGRTGVVGVLTNGAGPTALLRADMDGLPVREDTGLDYASTVTATDGSGKQVPVAHACGHDLHTTCLLGAAGILAADRSAWSGTLLLVFQPAEELGAGAQAMVDDGLFDRFPKPDVVLGQHVAPLPAGKVAGHPGPSYAGSDSLRVRLVGRGAHGSMPEASVDPVVLAAATVSRLQTVISREIPATATAVLTVGSIHAGEAANVIPGSAEIQLNIRSYDAAVRRRILDAVERIVRGEAAAAGAPEQPTITEIERFPVVTNDGRALGTSLDAIASWLGAGNILDPGAGAGSEDVGILATSSGAPLSYWLLGGADPALFTTGDMSDPALRDIPSNHSPRYAPVIDPALPIGVRTLVTAARAWLS; from the coding sequence ATGACCGACCCTGACGCCCTCACGATCGATCCGTCGCTGGTCGATCTGTACAAGGATCTGCACCGTCATCCCGAACTCGGCTTCCAGGAGCACCGGACCGCCGCGCTGGTGGCGAAGCGACTGCGGGACAACGGATTCGAGGTCGTCACCGGGATAGGCAGAACCGGGGTGGTCGGTGTGCTGACCAACGGCGCGGGCCCGACCGCGCTGCTGCGCGCCGACATGGACGGGTTGCCGGTTCGTGAGGACACCGGACTGGACTACGCCAGCACGGTCACCGCCACCGACGGCAGTGGGAAGCAGGTGCCGGTCGCCCACGCCTGCGGCCACGATCTGCACACGACGTGCCTGCTCGGCGCGGCGGGGATCCTCGCCGCCGACCGGTCGGCCTGGTCGGGGACTCTGCTGCTGGTGTTCCAGCCCGCCGAGGAACTGGGCGCGGGCGCCCAGGCCATGGTCGACGACGGCCTCTTCGACCGATTCCCGAAGCCCGATGTGGTGCTCGGGCAGCACGTCGCGCCGTTGCCCGCGGGCAAGGTCGCCGGACATCCCGGTCCGTCGTACGCGGGCTCGGATTCGTTGCGCGTGCGGCTGGTGGGCCGGGGCGCGCACGGATCGATGCCGGAGGCCTCGGTCGATCCGGTGGTGCTGGCCGCCGCGACGGTGTCGCGCCTGCAGACCGTCATCTCCCGGGAGATCCCGGCCACCGCGACCGCCGTGCTCACCGTCGGTTCCATCCATGCGGGGGAGGCGGCCAACGTCATTCCCGGATCCGCCGAGATCCAGCTCAACATCCGCAGCTACGACGCGGCGGTGCGGCGCCGGATACTCGATGCCGTCGAACGCATCGTGCGCGGCGAGGCGGCCGCGGCGGGGGCGCCCGAGCAGCCGACCATCACCGAGATCGAGCGTTTTCCTGTCGTCACCAACGACGGCCGGGCCCTGGGCACGAGCCTCGACGCCATCGCGTCCTGGCTCGGCGCGGGCAACATCCTCGACCCCGGCGCGGGCGCGGGCAGCGAGGACGTCGGTATTCTCGCCACGAGTTCAGGTGCGCCGCTGTCCTATTGGTTGCTGGGCGGGGCAGACCCCGCGCTGTTCACCACCGGCGATATGAGCGACCCCGCCCTGCGCGACATCCCCTCGAATCATTCGCCGCGGTACGCGCCGGTCATCGACCCGGCGCTGCCGATCGGAGTGCGCACGTTGGTGACCGCGGCGCGCGCCTGGCTGTCGTGA